The Paraburkholderia sp. ZP32-5 genome includes a window with the following:
- the dnaA gene encoding chromosomal replication initiator protein DnaA, with product VADNPGISYNPLFLYGGVGLGKTHLIHAIGNQLLMDKAGARIRYIHAEQYVSDVVKAYQRKAFDDFKRYYHSLDLLLIDDIQFFSGKSRTQEEFFYAFEALVANKAQVIITSDTYPKEISGIDDRLISRFDSGLTVAIEPPELEMRVAILMRKAQSEFVSLNEDVAFFVAKHLRSNVRELEGALRKILAYSKFHGREITIELTKEALKDLLTVQNRQISVENIQKTVADFYSIKVADMYSKKRPANIARPRQIAMYLAKELTQKSLPEIGELFGGRDHTTVLHAVRKIADERSKDAQLNHELHVLEQTLKG from the coding sequence GTCGCGGACAACCCCGGCATCTCGTATAACCCGCTGTTCCTGTATGGCGGCGTCGGTCTGGGCAAGACCCACCTGATTCACGCGATCGGCAACCAGCTGCTGATGGACAAGGCCGGCGCGCGGATCCGCTATATCCACGCGGAACAATATGTGTCCGACGTGGTAAAGGCCTACCAGCGCAAGGCGTTCGACGACTTCAAGCGCTACTACCACTCGCTCGATCTGCTGCTGATCGACGATATTCAGTTCTTTTCCGGCAAGTCGCGCACGCAAGAGGAATTCTTCTACGCGTTCGAGGCGCTGGTTGCGAACAAGGCGCAGGTCATTATCACCAGCGATACCTACCCGAAAGAGATATCGGGTATCGACGATCGCCTGATCTCGCGCTTCGACTCCGGCCTCACCGTCGCGATCGAGCCGCCCGAGCTCGAAATGCGCGTCGCGATTCTGATGCGCAAGGCGCAATCGGAGTTCGTGAGCCTGAACGAGGACGTCGCGTTCTTCGTCGCGAAGCACTTGCGCTCGAACGTGCGTGAGCTGGAAGGCGCGCTGCGCAAGATCCTCGCGTATTCGAAGTTCCACGGTCGCGAAATCACGATCGAGCTGACGAAAGAAGCGCTGAAAGACCTGCTGACGGTGCAGAATCGGCAGATTTCGGTGGAGAACATCCAGAAGACCGTCGCTGATTTCTACAGCATCAAGGTCGCGGATATGTATTCGAAGAAGCGTCCGGCGAATATCGCGCGGCCGCGACAGATCGCGATGTATCTGGCCAAGGAGCTGACGCAGAAGAGCCTGCCGGAAATCGGCGAGCTGTTCGGCGGGCGCGACCATACGACGGTGCTGCACGCGGTGCGCAAGATCGCCGACGAGCGCAGCAAGGACGCGCAACTGAACCATGAACTGCACGTGCTGGAGCAGACGCTGAAGGGCTAA